ACGTCGCCAGCGAGCATTCGCCGCGAAAATGTTTCAAGACCGCAAATTGATCGGCCAGAATCGCCAGAAAAATCTCGGCTGACAGATCGTCAATGTCTGCCGCCGTCAATTTGACGCTGCGTGCTTGTGCTGTGTGCTGGATCACATGGACAAATAAACCCGCGAACCGATCGACGAAATCACGCCAGGCGCTACCGTCGCGTTTCAGACAGCGTTCGAGCAGGCTACGGTCTAGTTCAGTCAGCGCCACGTTGCACCCAATCGTGTCGACCGAATCCAAGGTCGCGGGAAATCGGATCGTGAGGACGGTCAATAATTGAACAGAACGGCCCTAGGAAGATCGTAGCTCAATCTACTGCGAAGAACAGGGGTGCTGCAAGCGAATTCTCTGCACTCCACGGCGATGAAAGGGCATTGGCAACCAGGATCTCTCGATATCAGGTGCCGTATTCCTGAGTGAGAGAATTCGCCAAATGCGATTCTTGACGGTGAATTTTAGCCGCCCTAAGATGAGTTTCAGATGGTGGTTCCTGCGATCCGATAATCCATTTCGACGCTCTGGACCCCCGACCGGGAATTCGTCGTCCGACCTTACACCGCATCAAATTTTCAGGGAAAGTGAGCTCTCGATGACACACGTGGTGGCAGAACCCTGTTTCAACTGCAAGTACACCGATTGTGTGACCGTTTGCCCCGTAGAATGTTTCTACGAAGGCGAAGCGATGCTTTTTATTCATCCGGAAGAATGCATCGATTGCGAAGCATGCGTCCCAGAATGTCCTCCTGCCGCGATTTTCCACCAAGATAATCTTCCGGCAGAATGGGCCGATTACACGGCGCTGAATGCTGAGATGTCGCCCAACTGTCCGGTCATCACGGAACGAAAAGACCCAATGGGCCCGCCCATTGAAAAGCACTAATCGTCCGCTCCGTCGCATTTCCGGTCTGAATTGACGCATTGAAGAACTCGCCGCGAGCAGGCCAACGAGCCTGCTCGCGAATCTGTCATGACAGATTATCTTCATCGTGCCACGAGTCACTGGCCCAGATTCCGCCAGAATTCGCTGTCGTCGAGTTCTCGCGATTTCGAAGATTTCCCTGTGGGTTTGATCGGAATCTCTGGCATCGAATCGTCCGACAACATCATTTCCATCAGCCGACTCTTCTCCGATGGATCTTCGTCCAACATGTCATGCCCTGCTGCGGCATGGGCTTTGGGCTTGGGAACCGCCGGTAACTTCAACGGGTTGGGCTTATCGATCGGCCGTGGGCTGATTTTGGGCTTTGCCGAGATCGATTCCGGAGATTTTCCCGTCGGTTTCGGCGGAACGGCTGGAGCGGACTTGGACAAACAGGCAGGACACTGCCCAGCGGCATCAAGAATCTTGCCACAGTCATCACAAAGCAGAATGGGCGATGCGAGCTTTCGCCCAGGCGTATCACCGCGTTTGGCGGCGAGCGTCGGCTTCAAGATCGGCTTGGCCTGAAGATTCGGTTCGACGGGACGCGACGAGACCTCGCTCGCCACGACGGGCATCTGGGCTCGCGAGTGACTGATTTCGTCCATTGCGTCTGCAACGGGGACTTCGACCGCCCTCGACTCTTCGGCGTCCTGGATCGCGCTCACGATCAGATTTTCCGTCCGAATGATCTCGGTTCGAGCTTCTTGCCCCGTCGCCAGCACTTTCGCCGAAACATGCACACGTGCCTGCTCGTCATAGGTGATTGTGACTTCGATTTCCGTTTCCGCGGGCAGATTCTCGGGAAGCGGCTCGATCTGACACAGCCCCAATTCGACAAAGCTGGAGTCCGCCGCGGTACCGCTTTCAACAATTCTGAGCCCCACGCGGCGCTGATCGTCGCTCACCGTTCCGTAAATGTGCGAAACCGATGCGGGCAGCGGGGTATTCGCGGGCAACAGGTAGTGCGGCACACGCTGCTGCAATTCTGTATCGCGAACCAGAACCCCCAACGCACGCGCGTTCACGCTTTTCTGCTTGAACTGCGACAACCGCGACGACGCATCGGAACTCAGAATCGATTTCGCGAATGCGTTATTCGTCAGGAGCATCCCGGCATAGTAAGTCGCACCATGGGCGATCGACTGATCGGGAGACAGCGACGTATTCAACGTCCGTCCGCTCAACCGCTTGAGCATCGAGCGAATCATCGGCATCCGTGACGAGCCACCCGTGGTCAACACAACGTCGACCTTTGCCCAGCCCATCTTGCGTTCGGCCAGCAGCCCCACTGTAAGTTTTTCCACGCGGTCGACCAGGGGCTTGGTCAGTCGCTCGAACTGTTCCAGCTCGATCTGATACGTCTTGCGGTGCCCACCCGAGGCGACCGTCATGGCCGCACGCGGCCTCACGGACAAACTCCGCTTGGTTTGCTCCGCCTCAAGTGCCAGGGCCTGAGAACTTTCGCGATCCCGCGTTGGATCAACGTCAAATTCTTTCTGAAATTGCTTCCCAATGGCGGTTTCCAGAGCGTTGTTCCAATCAAGCCCCCCCAGATGCAAATCACCGCCTGTCGCGATCACACTGACTTCGTTCTTCTGGTACTTCACCAGAGACAGATCGAACGTCCCGCCCCCAAGATCGACAACCATGACCGTCTGGGCAGTGGCCAGTTCCGAGAACCAGATCCCCTCGGTTCCCAATACAAAACAAAGCGCCGCCGCCACAGGTTCATTGATGATATCGACCTGCTTCAACCCAGCGCGTTTGCCAGCTTCGGCGGTGGCTTGCCTCTGGCTGTCGCTAAACTGGGCAGGAACGGTAATCACCGCCCGTTCCACAACGCCAATTCGCTCACGAGCGCTGTCGAGAAGCGATTTAAGGATGAATGTACTGATTTCTACGGGTGAATAGCTTTTCCCCGCAATCTTCCAGCGATGCCCCAGATTCCCCATATATCGCTTGGCATGCACGACCACGCGATCCGGCGAGCGAATCGAGTTTCGCATCGCTTCCGTTCCGACAATGACCTCGCCCCCCTCGAACAAGACGACCGAGGGCGTCGACAGCTCACCGTCTTTATTCGGAATGGTAATCGGCTCGCCATGCTCATTCAGATAGGCAATACACGAGTAGGTCGTTCCCAGGTCGATGCCGACGGCGTGAGTCGGAAGCATAGTGGTGCGGGCTCATGGAGGTGATGTGATGCCAATCTTGCGTCCCCAACTCGTGTAGAATTGGCGGAACGCAATGCCGACGTTCGCGAACACGATTCGTTCTGATTGACAATACGTAGGAACGAGGGGGATTTAAACAGATTTAGAAGATTTCAGGTGACCGACAGCCGCGCAATTCTCTCGGACACTCCATCAATTGACGCAAAAACATTGTACCTGCGCGACAATCGGATACCATCCTTTTTGCAGCGGTTGAAGTTGCCCGACCGCTCTTTGCCACCCTGAGACCAACTGGATCGTTGCCCCGCCGCTTTGTGTTCGACAGTGTGCGCAATAAAACATCTCATCGTGGGCAAGGCACTTCTCGCGATTGAACTGCAACCCTTGGAGGATGGGCCCCCAGTGCGAATCGTTGCAACAATGCTGTCGATCACTCTCGCCTGTCATGGTCTGGCAACCTCGGCCGAGCCAAATCTCCGTGCGCAAACTCGCTGGGTGACTGCCGATCAGTTTCGCCAGGAGCTGGCCAAACCGTTTGGGGCAAAGCTCGACCAGGCCGACCTGCGATTGATTACATCGCAGATCTCGGAAACCCGACAAATCGCGATCCTGCTCGACCGACGACTTGATCCGTCTGCAGAGCATCAGTTCGAGGTCAACGACGTTTCCTTGGATGACGCACTCCGCCAGATCGCCGCATCCGCCCGTGCGAAGGTAACACTTCTTGAGAACGCCGTTTTCCTCGGACCTGAACCAGCTACCCGAAAACTCCGAACTTTGATCGAATTGCGGATGAGCGAACTGCAGTCGACCAATCCGGCAGTTGCTGAACGTCGCCGCAAAGAGCTAAAGCGACGAAGTGACATCACCTGGAGCAATCTCGACACGCCGCGTGAGATCCTGACGTCCCTCACGAAACATGCGGATTTGAAGATCCGGAATCCCGATTTGATCCCGCACGACTTGTGGGCCGCCGGGATCCTACCCAATGCCACCCTCATCGAGGCGTTGTCACTGGTCCTGATTCAATTCGACCTGACGTTTCGCTGGCTCGACAAGGCAAACTCTATCGAACTAATCCCCGTCCCGGACGTTGTCTCAATTCAACGAAAAATCCGGCCGCACCAGTCGCCACTCGACGCAATGGAACAATTGCGACAGCAGTTTCCAAACGCCACGATCAGTCCGGCAAACTCAGAACTCGTCGTAACAGGCACTGTCGAAGAGCACGAGGCGATTTCCAAATGGTTGGTTGGAAATCCTCAGCAAGCGCGCCGGGTGAAGAAGGAACCGCTCAAAGATGTCAAACAGCGATTGTTCACATTCAGCGTCCCGCAACCGGTGCCTCTCGCCGTGGTGATGCAAAAGCTGGAAGAATCGGACATTCGGTTTGAATACGATCCTGATGCCTTTGCAGCAGCCGGAATCGATCTACAGCAGTTGGTCGACGTCAACGTCGTGAACGCCTCGGCCGAACTCTTTTTTCGAAAGGTCTTCGAACCGGCCCGAGTCGATTTTGAGCTAGACCGCAGAACCGTCAAACTCAAACCACAATCTTCCCGTCCTCCGAAGAACGAGCCGCAAAAGTAAACCCCATCGATTCAATCGGATCAAAACTGTTGCGACAGATCGCGCATTCCGATATGACTAACAAGTGAATTTTGATCCGTTCGGCAGTTTGATCTGCTTGCGACAGGTGCGGCCGGTTCAGTACGGGAGCGACAAGTCATGTCGGGTTCGCCTTTCCTCCATCCGACCTTTGCTCGACGCACCGCCTTGCAGGCGGGAGGGATCGGGTTGTTGGGGCTGGGAATGAACCACGTCAGCGCGCTGCAGGCCGCCGACATGGCGACGTTCAAAGGAAAATCGACCGCGAAGTCGGTGATTTACATCTTCCTTTCGGGCGGTCTGGCACAGCACGAGAGCTTCGACATGAAGCCCGATGCGCCGGCCGACATCCGCGGCGACTTTCAGCCGATTGCAACCAGCACCCCCGGTTTGAACATTTGCGAACATCTGCCGCTGCTTGCACAGCGTAGCCACCTGTGGTCACTCTGCCGTTCGTTGACACACTCAACGAACGACCATTCCTTTGGCCATCTGGTGATGCTCAGCGGCAAGTCGATCATGCCGCCGGGGTTCGACGCGACGAAGCCCATGCCCTCTGACTGGCCGTCGATCGCGTCTGTCGCCCGGGCTGTCACCAAACCGCGAAATAATCTCCCCCCCGCCGCGGTCATCCCGGAAAAGCTGATTCACCGCAGCCGACGAGTGATCCCGGGCCAATTTGGCGGACTGATGGGCTCGCATCGCGATCCCTGGTTCATCGAGGCCTCATCCTTTGATCCAAACGTATATGGCGCGTATCCGCAGTATGCGTTCGACCATCAGGACAAACCGATTACGGTTGACCCGAATCGTAAGTTCCAAATTCCCGATCTATCATTGCCCCAAGGTTTTTCGGTCGATCGATTCGACCGGCGCCTGTCACTGTTGAATTCGATCGAACAGCAGCGAATCGACCTGGATCGCGCCGCGATCACTGAACCGTTCGACCGATCACGGCAACGTGCCATCTCGCTGCTGACCGATCCCAAAATCAAGCGATGCCTGGATGTCACGGGTGAGCCCGCAGAAACGCTCGACCGATACGGACGAAACTCGTTTGGCTGGTCGCTGCTGATGGCTCTGAACCTCGTTGAGGCCGGTGTGAATCTGGTCCAGGTAAATCTCGGCAATAACGAGACCTGGGACACTCACGGAGAGATGTTCCCACACCTGAAGAACCAGTTGCTTCCTCCGACGGATCAGGCCCTGTCCGCACTTCTCGACGATCTGGTCAGCCGCGGAATGCTCGATGACACGCTGATCGTGATGGCGGGCGAGTTTGGTCGGACGCCAAAGGTCTCTCATCTGCCCCAGCACTATAAGCTGCCGGGACGTGACCACTGGGGCCCGGTGCAGTCAGTTTTCTTCGCCGGCGGCGGTACTCAGGGGGGGCGAGTCGTCGGTTCGACAGACAAGACCGGTGGCTATCCGGCCACCGATGCGCAACGCCCCGAGAACCTCGCCGCCACAATCTACTCGGCGTTGGGACTTCCCGAGACGGCCGCGTGGCACGACGACACCCAGCGCCCGCACCACATCTTCGAAGGTGCTCCGATCGCTGGTCTGTTCTAATCCGACGAACCTGATCGCACAGCTGCGGCCAGATCTAGCAAATTCCTCCGATCGATCTTCCACTCTCAAGTCGCTTCGATACTCAATCGGGCAAACGTTTCTGCCGCAATGCGCCGTTTTTGAATCCACATTCCACACGAGCTGCACGGCCCTCTCTCGGCAAACTCCGCCAATTCTGAACCGAAACTTGAGGTTGTTGTGAAAACGACTGAAATTCGCGTTCACGGCAATAACTGCGAAGTTCACGAAGACTGCGTAGACTTTCGGGGCGCAAAAACAGGGCCTAAAGCCGTCAATCTCGCGCAAGTTTAACAGCTTCGCGTGGCCTTCCGCCGCCTGAAACCCCATCCCCAAAACGATCTACGTTGACACAAATTTAGAGCAAAATTACAGTCCTGGCCGTCTTGACCCCCGGTCAGGACAAGCCAACCAAGACCCAATGGACTGGGCATGATGCTTCGCAGGACGCAGGAATCGCGTTATCGAAACTCCCGACACGTAGAAGGTCTAGCCTGGCATGTCGTTCTGTTGGTGCATTTGATCGTTTGTGGGATCGGCTGTTCTGGATGTTATCAATCCACAGTTGTTCCGCCCATGACGTCAATCACGCCACCCATAAAATCGAACCCCGAACCACAACCGATGATTCCCGGCCCAACCGAGCCGGTCAATCCCCCCAGTTCTTACCCGATTGATCCGATTCGATCGACCAATCCCTGGAAACCCGAAGCGGATCTGCGTGAATGGAATTATATCGTTCTGCATCACACGGCATCTGAACGTGGAAATGTGGAAAGTATTCACGAAGAGCATTTGAAGCGAAAGGACAAGAATGGCGTGCATTGGTTAGGAATTGGTTACCACTTCGTGATCGGAAACGGAGATGGAATGGACGACGGTTCAATCGAACCAACGTTCCGCTGGCGGCAGCAACTTCAAGGGGCTCATGCCGGCATCGCAGACTACAACCAGCACGGGATTGGGATCGTCCTGATTGGAAATTTTGAGAACACCGCGCCCAGCACGGCACAAATGAATGCCGTGAAACAATTGGTCGGGGTTCTAAAACGAGAATTCGGCATCGCGAGTGGCAAGGTCATGGGACACGGCGACGTCAAAGCCACGGAATGTCCGGGCAAGTTGTTTCCTCTGAGCGAAGTGCGAGACACCATCGCATTCAGGGATGAACATGCCACAAATGGAACCACACACCGCGACGCCATTAGATTGATCAACCTGTCTGGAGAATCACGGAAATGACCGAACGCTCCTTTTTCGATTTCGGTTCGCGATCAGGCGATTTTGAGCGACTTGAGTCGGCGCCCTGGGTGATGCGCTTTCAGGATCTGGCGGGCTCGGTCGATTCGGTCGACGAGAACGTGATCGAAGCGACTTTCGATGAAGACACTCTACCGACCCATGGCGAAATCATCGAATTGATTGAAACCATGCATGCGGGCGAATCGAGCCCGTTCATCGAACGCGCGGCGACCGAGCGAGCTCACCAGGTCCATCTGCCCGAACACTACGAAGCACGCTACGCCTACCCGTTGGTCGTCTGGTTTCACGGTGAGGGAAGCTCGGAAGCCGAAATCCATTCGATCATGTCGGGGATCAGCGAACGCAATTTCATCGGTTTGGCAATTCGCGGTAACGTGAACTGTGACTCGAAATTCGGCTGGTCAATCTCTGCCGGACAACTCGAGACACTATCGGACGACGTGGAATCGCTGGTTCGGGGTTTGCGCCGTACGTACCACATTCATAGCGAGCGAATCTTTCTGGCGGGCTATGGCAGCGGAGCGTCGGCCGCGATGTCGCTGATGCTTCACCGGCCCGAATGGTTCGGTGGTGCCGCCTGCCTGTGCGGGAAGTACACGGACCTGCAGGTTCCAGAATCTCAGTACGGCGAACTGCAAAACAAGCGAATGATGCTGGCGACGTCGGTCTGCGATCGACTGAGTGGCGTTCGCGATGTCGTGACAGTTGGCCAAATGCTCTATGCGTCTGGCATGCAGATCGGTACTCGAGTTTATCAAGACGCCGGAACAAGCCCGACTAAGAAGATGCTGCAAGACCTGAATCTGTGGTTCATGGACGATGTTTGCTCGATGACGCCCTAAGTGGCAACCATGTGAATCGAGAGTTCAGTCAAGTTTCATGACTCCCCTGGCGCCGGCTTCGCCGCCAGGGCCTTCCGTCGAAGGGCGTACTGGCAAGTCGCAGCACCTCCAGTCCTGCGAAAAATCGATTAGGGCGTTGAGCGTCGCCTCAAGCGAGTGGCGGCATTCCACGGATCTGGCTTGCCATGGATCGTGGATTCGAGAAATCCCCCTTCAATTCTTCGCATGGCCACTTCCATCGCCCCCGCTGATGGTCTTTAATCTCACGACAGGACTCGTTGTGAGAACTCTGTCTTCGCGCCAAGGATGCGAAGAACCCGACTTCCGTCATCATTTCACTGATTCATGCTCATCACCTTGATCGGTTATCGCGGCACGGGGAAGACAACTATAGCGCCCCGCCTTGCGCAGCGACTGAAGTTCGACTGGATCGATGCAGACATCGAACTCGAACGGATTGCAGGCCGTTCGATTCGCGACATTTTCGCGACGGATGGTGAGCCCGAGTTTCGACGACTCGAACGCGAGAACCTTGTTCGGCTGCTAAAGCGGAATCGACTCGTACTCGCAACAGGCGGGGGAGCGATCTTGAACGACGCGACCCGCCTCGATCTTCGAGGGGCAGGGCCCGTGGTCTGGCTGAAAGCAAGCGTGGAAGCGATTTCCAAACGGATCTTGGTCGACGGCGGAGCTTTTGCAAATCGACCCAATCTGACGACGGGGGGCGGAATCGACGAGATTCGTACTCTGGTCGCTCAGCGCGAGCCACTCTATCAAGAATGTGCAACAATCTCGGTGCCGACGGACAGCCTGCCGATTGATTCGGTCGTCGAGCAGATTCTGAATCAACTGCCTGCGAACTATCGCCAGGAGACGAACGCGTGATTCCTGGTGATATCCCTCAGCCGATCGTCCTGTTCTGGCTGTTCGTGTTTGGATCGGTCGTGGGAAGCTTTCTCAACGTTTGCATCTACCGGATTCCACAACACGATCGGTTGTGGGATCAGTTGAGCGGATTGAATCATCCACCATCAACGTGCCCGTTTTGCAAGAAGCGAATTCTGGCCATCGACAATATTCCGATCTTCGGCTGGCTGTGGCTACGCGGTCGCTGTCGCTTCTGCCGACATTCGATCCCGATTCGATATGCTTTGATCGAGTTCTTTAACGGCTTGCTGTGGGTGGCGCTCTATGTCGCCATCGTACCGGCGGGCTTTCATGCGAAGGTCGAAACGAGCTCGCTCTATTCCACACTCGGGGCCTTGGG
This genomic interval from Schlesneria paludicola DSM 18645 contains the following:
- a CDS encoding ferredoxin family protein, with amino-acid sequence MTHVVAEPCFNCKYTDCVTVCPVECFYEGEAMLFIHPEECIDCEACVPECPPAAIFHQDNLPAEWADYTALNAEMSPNCPVITERKDPMGPPIEKH
- a CDS encoding Hsp70 family protein, producing the protein MLPTHAVGIDLGTTYSCIAYLNEHGEPITIPNKDGELSTPSVVLFEGGEVIVGTEAMRNSIRSPDRVVVHAKRYMGNLGHRWKIAGKSYSPVEISTFILKSLLDSARERIGVVERAVITVPAQFSDSQRQATAEAGKRAGLKQVDIINEPVAAALCFVLGTEGIWFSELATAQTVMVVDLGGGTFDLSLVKYQKNEVSVIATGGDLHLGGLDWNNALETAIGKQFQKEFDVDPTRDRESSQALALEAEQTKRSLSVRPRAAMTVASGGHRKTYQIELEQFERLTKPLVDRVEKLTVGLLAERKMGWAKVDVVLTTGGSSRMPMIRSMLKRLSGRTLNTSLSPDQSIAHGATYYAGMLLTNNAFAKSILSSDASSRLSQFKQKSVNARALGVLVRDTELQQRVPHYLLPANTPLPASVSHIYGTVSDDQRRVGLRIVESGTAADSSFVELGLCQIEPLPENLPAETEIEVTITYDEQARVHVSAKVLATGQEARTEIIRTENLIVSAIQDAEESRAVEVPVADAMDEISHSRAQMPVVASEVSSRPVEPNLQAKPILKPTLAAKRGDTPGRKLASPILLCDDCGKILDAAGQCPACLSKSAPAVPPKPTGKSPESISAKPKISPRPIDKPNPLKLPAVPKPKAHAAAGHDMLDEDPSEKSRLMEMMLSDDSMPEIPIKPTGKSSKSRELDDSEFWRNLGQ
- a CDS encoding DUF1501 domain-containing protein translates to MSGSPFLHPTFARRTALQAGGIGLLGLGMNHVSALQAADMATFKGKSTAKSVIYIFLSGGLAQHESFDMKPDAPADIRGDFQPIATSTPGLNICEHLPLLAQRSHLWSLCRSLTHSTNDHSFGHLVMLSGKSIMPPGFDATKPMPSDWPSIASVARAVTKPRNNLPPAAVIPEKLIHRSRRVIPGQFGGLMGSHRDPWFIEASSFDPNVYGAYPQYAFDHQDKPITVDPNRKFQIPDLSLPQGFSVDRFDRRLSLLNSIEQQRIDLDRAAITEPFDRSRQRAISLLTDPKIKRCLDVTGEPAETLDRYGRNSFGWSLLMALNLVEAGVNLVQVNLGNNETWDTHGEMFPHLKNQLLPPTDQALSALLDDLVSRGMLDDTLIVMAGEFGRTPKVSHLPQHYKLPGRDHWGPVQSVFFAGGGTQGGRVVGSTDKTGGYPATDAQRPENLAATIYSALGLPETAAWHDDTQRPHHIFEGAPIAGLF
- a CDS encoding peptidoglycan recognition protein family protein, whose protein sequence is MIPGPTEPVNPPSSYPIDPIRSTNPWKPEADLREWNYIVLHHTASERGNVESIHEEHLKRKDKNGVHWLGIGYHFVIGNGDGMDDGSIEPTFRWRQQLQGAHAGIADYNQHGIGIVLIGNFENTAPSTAQMNAVKQLVGVLKREFGIASGKVMGHGDVKATECPGKLFPLSEVRDTIAFRDEHATNGTTHRDAIRLINLSGESRK
- a CDS encoding alpha/beta hydrolase produces the protein MTERSFFDFGSRSGDFERLESAPWVMRFQDLAGSVDSVDENVIEATFDEDTLPTHGEIIELIETMHAGESSPFIERAATERAHQVHLPEHYEARYAYPLVVWFHGEGSSEAEIHSIMSGISERNFIGLAIRGNVNCDSKFGWSISAGQLETLSDDVESLVRGLRRTYHIHSERIFLAGYGSGASAAMSLMLHRPEWFGGAACLCGKYTDLQVPESQYGELQNKRMMLATSVCDRLSGVRDVVTVGQMLYASGMQIGTRVYQDAGTSPTKKMLQDLNLWFMDDVCSMTP
- a CDS encoding shikimate kinase, yielding MLITLIGYRGTGKTTIAPRLAQRLKFDWIDADIELERIAGRSIRDIFATDGEPEFRRLERENLVRLLKRNRLVLATGGGAILNDATRLDLRGAGPVVWLKASVEAISKRILVDGGAFANRPNLTTGGGIDEIRTLVAQREPLYQECATISVPTDSLPIDSVVEQILNQLPANYRQETNA